The following proteins come from a genomic window of Candidatus Francisella endociliophora:
- the purM gene encoding phosphoribosylformylglycinamidine cyclo-ligase, translating to MASLKYEDAGVNIEAGNQAVDRMKDHVKKTFTKEVLTGLGSFGSLYSLKSVINNYDDPVLVQSIDGVGTKTKVAVMCGKFENLGYDLFSAATNDIVVMGAKPITFLDYVAHDKLDPAIMEELVKGMSKACAESGVSLVGGETAEMPGVYQAGEIDMVGVITGVVDKNKVINGENIKEGDVVFGLSSSGLHTNGYSFARKLFFDVAGNKHTDTYPELDDKTIGDVLLEPHINYTNIIHDFLDNGVDIKGMAHITGGGFIENVPRVLPKGLGADISKDSFETPAVFRVMQRIGEISEFEMYRSFNMGIGMAIIASQDQFEKMQQLAQKHTNTKLYQIGKITNTGKVEII from the coding sequence ATGGCAAGCTTAAAATATGAAGATGCTGGTGTAAATATCGAAGCTGGAAATCAAGCTGTAGATAGAATGAAAGATCATGTTAAAAAAACTTTTACAAAAGAAGTTTTAACAGGTTTAGGAAGCTTTGGTTCACTTTACTCACTTAAGAGTGTGATAAATAATTATGATGATCCTGTGTTAGTGCAGTCTATAGATGGTGTTGGTACCAAGACAAAAGTCGCTGTTATGTGTGGTAAGTTTGAGAATCTCGGCTATGATCTTTTCTCAGCTGCAACAAATGATATCGTTGTGATGGGTGCTAAGCCAATTACATTTTTGGACTATGTGGCTCACGATAAGCTTGATCCAGCTATTATGGAAGAGCTAGTAAAAGGTATGAGTAAAGCTTGTGCTGAATCTGGTGTATCTCTAGTTGGTGGTGAAACTGCCGAAATGCCTGGCGTATACCAAGCTGGTGAGATTGATATGGTTGGTGTAATCACTGGCGTGGTTGATAAAAACAAAGTTATCAATGGTGAGAATATCAAAGAGGGTGATGTAGTATTTGGTCTTAGTTCATCAGGTTTGCATACAAATGGTTACTCATTTGCGCGTAAATTATTTTTTGATGTTGCTGGTAACAAGCATACTGATACATATCCGGAGCTAGATGATAAGACTATCGGCGATGTTTTACTTGAACCACATATTAACTATACAAATATTATCCATGACTTCTTAGATAATGGTGTTGATATCAAAGGTATGGCACATATTACAGGTGGTGGGTTTATTGAAAATGTTCCAAGAGTGCTACCTAAAGGCTTAGGTGCAGATATCTCTAAAGATAGCTTTGAAACTCCTGCTGTCTTTAGAGTTATGCAAAGAATTGGCGAGATTAGTGAGTTTGAAATGTATCGCTCATTTAATATGGGTATTGGTATGGCAATCATTGCTAGTCAAGATCAGTTTGAAAAAATGCAACAGCTTGCTCAAAAACATACAAATACTAAGCTATATCAAATAGGTAAGATTACAAATACAGGTAAGGTGGAAATCATCTAA